A single window of Papio anubis isolate 15944 chromosome 8, Panubis1.0, whole genome shotgun sequence DNA harbors:
- the LOC103886797 gene encoding serine/threonine-protein kinase WNK2-like, with the protein MCLGRFGRPSPLATPATRPGADRQRRERDPKAPSEKAAGSPATREPDPHPPQPVEHRFEPLLSPKGLLRREGGQWATPAGAGGAGALGCTHLRVGRARAGRNPGPRDPGPPCQGPPRDRCARWGKGTRAAATLTRQRLLLRRRQQQSQRPPAPSSAAA; encoded by the coding sequence ATGTGTCTCGGGAGGTTCGGACGTCCCTCGCCCTTGGCCACTCCGGCAACTAGGCCGGGTGCTGACCGGCAGCGCAGAGAGAGGGATCCCAAGGCTCCGTCCGAGAAAGCCGCTGGCAGCCCAGCAACGAGAGAGCCCGACCCACACCCCCCGCAGCCTGTGGAGCATCGATTCGAACCGCTTTTGTCTCCAAAGGGGCTCTTGCGCCGGGAAGGCGGCCAGTGGGCAACACCTGCCGGGGCGGGAGGCGCCGGGGCCCTCGGGTGCACACACCTGCGCGTGGGCCGGGCTCGGGCCGGCCGGAACCCTGGACCCCGCGACCCCGGCCCACCGTGCCAGGGCCCGCCGCGCGACCGCTGTGCCAGATGGGGGAAGGGGACGCGGGCGGCGGCGACACTTACCCGGCAGCGCCTCCTCCTTCGCCGGCGGCAGCAGCAGAGCCAGCGACCCCCGGCACCATCTTCCGCCGCCGCCTAG